The following proteins are encoded in a genomic region of Lactiplantibacillus plantarum:
- a CDS encoding SDR family oxidoreductase — translation MNQPELRDPRYLYKTDGFDKQDQETPALQAKMRPEPDCGEKSYQGHDKLLNRRVLITGGDSGIGRATAIAFAREGADVAIQYLPGEEPDAEAVAELVRAAGRQALLLPCDFKDVDVVTDLVDRTIAEFGGIDTLVLNAGQQISQPSLAKLPIEQVRATFEVNIVAMFALAQAALPKMPAGSSIVTTTSIQAYAPSGHLLDYAATKAAIKNFTINLAAEAAEKGIRVNGVAPGPIWTPLQLDQGQPIEALPKFGQDTLLKRAGQPAELAPVYVFLASNDASYVTAQIYGVTGGGVIN, via the coding sequence ATGAATCAACCAGAATTACGTGACCCACGCTATTTATATAAGACAGATGGCTTTGATAAGCAGGATCAGGAGACACCCGCACTACAAGCTAAGATGCGTCCTGAACCTGATTGTGGTGAGAAGAGTTACCAAGGACATGATAAGTTGTTGAATCGACGCGTTTTGATCACGGGTGGTGATTCGGGAATTGGCCGGGCTACCGCGATTGCTTTTGCGCGGGAAGGTGCTGATGTTGCGATTCAGTACTTGCCGGGAGAGGAGCCGGATGCTGAGGCGGTTGCCGAACTAGTGCGCGCTGCGGGCCGTCAAGCGTTATTATTACCTTGTGATTTCAAGGATGTTGACGTTGTGACCGACCTCGTGGACCGGACAATCGCTGAATTTGGTGGTATCGACACCCTTGTCCTAAATGCGGGACAACAGATTTCACAACCTTCACTGGCTAAGCTGCCGATCGAACAGGTGCGTGCGACCTTCGAAGTGAATATCGTCGCGATGTTTGCGTTAGCTCAGGCGGCCTTGCCAAAGATGCCCGCTGGCAGTAGCATCGTCACCACGACTTCGATTCAAGCCTATGCGCCGAGTGGTCATCTATTAGATTATGCTGCGACTAAGGCGGCCATCAAGAACTTTACGATTAATTTAGCAGCCGAAGCGGCCGAAAAGGGGATTCGGGTCAATGGCGTTGCTCCCGGGCCAATCTGGACGCCCCTACAATTAGATCAAGGCCAGCCAATCGAGGCGCTGCCGAAGTTTGGCCAAGATACCTTGCTTAAACGAGCGGGACAACCCGCAGAACTAGCACCAGTGTACGTCTTTTTAGCTTCTAACGACGCGAGCTATGTGACCGCGCAAATTTATGGCGTGACTGGTGGCGGCGTGATTAATTAG
- a CDS encoding SRPBCC family protein has translation MTTALFTNQVLTQATPATVRALLADPLNLPAWATAITTVKPTATGYVLQRSDSAFDQPEQLQVTVGADQVVYHGEGGQLGYEIVFTMTPLAERTAVQEEVSLTTTPPSWLPLPLVKPVMQRDFQRKLGQLATLAEEQPNDD, from the coding sequence ATGACAACAGCATTATTTACCAATCAAGTATTAACACAGGCAACTCCAGCAACGGTGCGAGCATTGCTAGCAGATCCGCTGAACTTACCAGCATGGGCGACTGCCATTACCACGGTCAAGCCAACCGCGACGGGGTACGTGTTACAGCGGTCCGATTCGGCTTTTGATCAGCCGGAACAGTTGCAGGTTACAGTCGGCGCTGACCAGGTCGTTTATCACGGTGAGGGTGGCCAATTGGGATATGAAATTGTGTTCACCATGACGCCATTGGCCGAGCGAACTGCGGTCCAGGAAGAAGTCTCCCTTACGACTACACCGCCGAGCTGGCTGCCGTTGCCACTAGTGAAGCCCGTCATGCAACGAGACTTTCAGCGGAAGTTGGGTCAATTGGCAACATTAGCGGAGGAACAGCCGAATGACGATTAA
- a CDS encoding NAD(P)-dependent alcohol dehydrogenase: protein MKIKAAVVDKVNDPFVIKDDIELAEMKATDLQIKMVATGICHSDEAIRRGDASLGYPVILGHEGSGIVEKVGSEVTNFEVGDHVILSFYADGTCDNCLKGMPTKCRNYADYNLSGTRPDGSDHFQENGHHISDMFDQSSFTTHTVVDQRNAVKVPKELDLRRLGPLGCGYVTGSGTVLNSLQPRPGQTIAVFGTGAVGLAAMMAGKISGCTEVIAVDIVDSRLELAKELGATHAINSKEEDPVEAIKKLTHGYGVDFAVDTTGVEPVMVSAIHALAQGGTAALIAVTAKNITISSWNDLCVDDKKVIGVNMGDAIPGVDIPRLIDFYQHGMFPFEKTEKFYKFEDINQANADSGSGKTIKPVLIIDEDYQPGK, encoded by the coding sequence ATGAAAATTAAAGCAGCAGTGGTTGATAAAGTAAACGATCCATTTGTCATTAAAGATGATATTGAATTAGCTGAAATGAAAGCAACTGATTTACAAATCAAAATGGTTGCGACTGGAATTTGCCATTCTGATGAAGCAATTCGGCGGGGTGATGCGTCGTTAGGTTATCCAGTAATTTTAGGACACGAAGGTTCTGGAATCGTCGAAAAGGTCGGTTCAGAAGTAACTAATTTTGAAGTGGGCGACCATGTTATTCTATCATTTTACGCTGACGGAACATGTGATAACTGTCTGAAAGGCATGCCAACTAAATGTCGGAATTATGCCGACTATAACTTGAGTGGGACTCGTCCCGATGGTTCCGACCATTTCCAAGAAAACGGGCACCATATCAGTGATATGTTCGACCAATCTTCCTTCACGACTCATACGGTAGTTGACCAACGTAATGCGGTTAAAGTACCAAAAGAACTAGATTTACGTCGCTTGGGACCTTTAGGCTGCGGCTATGTCACCGGAAGTGGCACTGTTTTGAACAGTTTACAGCCGCGCCCAGGACAAACAATTGCAGTCTTTGGGACTGGTGCGGTTGGTTTAGCGGCAATGATGGCTGGTAAGATTTCCGGCTGTACCGAAGTGATTGCGGTCGACATTGTTGATTCACGGCTAGAACTCGCCAAAGAATTAGGTGCTACTCATGCCATTAACAGTAAGGAAGAAGATCCAGTTGAAGCAATCAAGAAGTTGACGCATGGTTACGGGGTCGACTTTGCCGTTGATACGACTGGGGTAGAACCAGTTATGGTTTCTGCAATCCACGCACTTGCTCAAGGTGGGACTGCTGCTTTGATTGCCGTTACGGCCAAAAATATCACCATTAGCTCATGGAACGATTTGTGTGTTGATGATAAGAAAGTCATTGGTGTTAACATGGGTGATGCCATCCCTGGCGTTGATATTCCACGGTTAATCGATTTCTATCAACATGGCATGTTCCCATTTGAAAAGACCGAAAAGTTCTATAAGTTTGAGGATATTAATCAAGCTAATGCTGATTCAGGTAGCGGCAAGACCATCAAACCTGTCTTGATCATTGATGAAGATTATCAACCGGGGAAATAG
- a CDS encoding aggregation-promoting factor C-terminal-like domain-containing protein codes for MKKFNFKTMLLLVLASCVFGVVVNVTTSLGPQTTITAQASKKLSQAQQIAKINAKLSKANRAAKNWIAYRESGYSYTARNGRCYGRYQLLRSYLHGNLSPVNQEKRANTYVASRYGSWVKAKRFWQHHHWY; via the coding sequence ATGAAAAAATTTAACTTTAAAACCATGTTGCTATTAGTTTTGGCTAGTTGTGTCTTCGGGGTCGTCGTTAACGTGACTACTAGTCTTGGACCACAAACCACAATCACCGCCCAGGCCTCCAAGAAGCTTAGCCAAGCCCAGCAAATTGCCAAGATCAACGCCAAGCTTTCGAAAGCCAACCGCGCTGCCAAAAATTGGATCGCCTATCGTGAATCTGGATACAGTTATACGGCTCGTAATGGCCGCTGCTACGGTCGCTATCAATTGTTGCGCTCATACTTACACGGCAACTTGTCACCCGTCAATCAGGAAAAACGTGCTAATACCTACGTCGCCTCGCGCTACGGCTCCTGGGTCAAGGCCAAACGGTTCTGGCAACATCATCACTGGTACTAA
- a CDS encoding matrixin family metalloprotease, with protein sequence MRFPKRIFSTLATISLTTSFGLLSANASTKATTPMLGYRYDKQAANYQDLSSSDYYKDVWNNATASWKKAGFTWTKAATAKTTVSSYDGSSDMTLAGYNSVSYNKSTGEITSSKVRINRAVFEKYNYTKAERTNVAEHELGHALGIGHNNTDSVSVMNPANRYYTIQACDINGMKARYATTTTFDSVPNNPGEIITVTEYLHVQPKITNITTNYSSQSHSLILKGRAIGIEHLTLTYQGKKVRTVNVKSGQFKFAQQFKGYGDFKLMKGQQVLATIPSQQYATPKVKVTSAERTTKGIYYTLIGSRDATINIAQNGQVIKTIKNASATTKVFIPNAKIKNSTRGLTVTQRVTNKKTSQAVQLPPLKVNIKQVTNF encoded by the coding sequence ATGCGCTTTCCAAAAAGAATCTTTTCAACACTTGCGACGATTTCCTTGACAACTAGTTTTGGACTTCTAAGTGCCAACGCATCAACAAAAGCTACCACTCCGATGTTAGGTTATCGATATGATAAACAAGCGGCAAACTATCAAGATTTATCATCCTCCGACTACTATAAAGATGTATGGAACAACGCAACTGCTTCTTGGAAAAAGGCTGGTTTTACGTGGACGAAAGCAGCTACAGCAAAAACCACCGTTTCTTCGTATGATGGAAGTTCTGACATGACTCTGGCCGGCTACAATTCAGTTTCCTATAATAAATCTACTGGCGAAATCACTTCAAGCAAAGTTCGCATCAACCGAGCGGTATTTGAAAAATATAATTATACCAAAGCAGAACGTACCAATGTTGCAGAGCATGAATTAGGTCATGCTCTGGGAATTGGGCACAATAATACTGATAGTGTATCTGTAATGAATCCAGCAAACCGGTACTATACTATTCAAGCCTGCGATATTAATGGTATGAAGGCTCGTTATGCCACGACTACCACTTTTGATAGTGTTCCAAATAATCCCGGAGAAATCATCACTGTAACCGAATATCTTCATGTACAACCTAAGATTACAAATATCACAACTAATTACAGTTCACAATCACACTCCTTGATACTAAAGGGTCGCGCGATTGGAATCGAACACCTCACGCTAACTTATCAAGGCAAAAAAGTTCGAACCGTCAACGTCAAATCAGGACAATTCAAGTTTGCACAGCAGTTTAAGGGCTACGGAGATTTCAAATTAATGAAAGGGCAACAGGTGCTAGCCACAATTCCGTCCCAACAATACGCAACCCCAAAGGTTAAAGTCACTAGTGCCGAGCGAACAACCAAAGGTATCTATTACACGCTTATCGGTTCTCGAGATGCAACCATCAATATTGCACAAAACGGTCAAGTAATTAAAACCATCAAGAACGCAAGTGCGACTACAAAAGTATTTATTCCAAATGCAAAAATCAAAAATAGCACCCGTGGCTTAACTGTCACGCAGAGAGTTACGAATAAAAAAACCAGTCAGGCAGTTCAATTACCACCTTTAAAGGTTAATATCAAACAGGTGACGAACTTCTAA
- a CDS encoding helix-turn-helix domain-containing protein, with the protein MTLGTALKQARKAQQLNQKQAARGICAQSMLSAIENDRYVPNARLLLALCQRLGVAVSTLSLADDFEISAEQAFNDRVRQMCNAHQYQQLKDWLLQPTTLEHVQTDEQTQAYYYYLGVACWQVDRTSDAAQQNLRLAIGMAAPSSPPTTLTRLALISLAVVKAHHHPQAPVAALVTRALADIDASAYEENANIVFYLAGLVAYEQHDSQLAVARLTQGLAFATTHDSHYMLANIYQLMAQLAMAAGETATARVASQRSQVFKDLFKEQINDRL; encoded by the coding sequence ATGACATTGGGAACTGCGTTAAAGCAGGCACGCAAAGCCCAGCAACTCAATCAAAAGCAAGCTGCCCGGGGAATTTGTGCACAATCGATGCTGTCAGCAATTGAAAATGATCGCTACGTGCCGAATGCCCGGCTATTACTGGCGCTGTGTCAGCGATTAGGGGTCGCGGTTAGTACGTTGAGCCTAGCCGACGATTTTGAGATCAGTGCCGAGCAAGCGTTTAATGACCGCGTTCGGCAGATGTGCAATGCCCATCAGTATCAGCAATTGAAGGATTGGCTATTACAGCCAACCACTTTGGAACATGTTCAAACGGATGAGCAGACTCAGGCTTACTATTATTATCTGGGTGTCGCCTGTTGGCAGGTTGATCGCACATCGGATGCTGCACAACAAAATTTACGGCTGGCAATTGGTATGGCTGCTCCCAGCTCGCCGCCGACAACGTTGACACGCTTGGCCTTGATTTCGTTAGCCGTCGTTAAGGCGCACCACCATCCTCAAGCCCCAGTCGCGGCCTTAGTCACCCGGGCACTCGCTGACATTGATGCGAGTGCATATGAAGAAAATGCCAACATTGTTTTTTACCTCGCTGGGTTGGTGGCCTATGAACAACATGATTCCCAGTTGGCGGTGGCCCGTTTGACGCAGGGGTTGGCCTTTGCGACTACACACGATTCACACTACATGCTAGCCAATATTTATCAGTTGATGGCGCAACTCGCAATGGCGGCGGGGGAGACTGCCACGGCGCGGGTTGCCAGTCAACGGTCACAAGTTTTCAAAGACCTGTTTAAAGAACAAATTAACGACCGCCTGTAA
- a CDS encoding amidohydrolase produces MTLQAQLMQQLTAAEPEMIKIRRHLHAHPEISFHEEQTAAYIKAFYRELGVSTTAYGDGYGFVVDIDSGHPGPQLALRADFDGLAIQEDNHLSFKSQNANVMHACGHDGHTAYLMVLAKTLLGLKNQLRGRVRIIHQPAEEVSPGGAKGMLAAGVLDGIDNVIGLHVMSTMPTGSIAYHLNATQTGRANFTVTFTGKGGHASMPHLSNDAIVAGSYFVTALQTVVSRRIDPFDTGSVTIGSFDGVGSFNAIKAQVTLKGDVRIMDETTRQTIRDQITKIANGVGATFGVQVALDYDDNYPVLMNDATLTQRVITSIQAAQIPEITKIFDCGPQDPSEDFAYFAQAKPSTFIYAGCQTAPGETHPHHSPDFMMNEDCLLIAAKAVGTAALDYLMNASSDH; encoded by the coding sequence ATGACCCTTCAAGCACAACTCATGCAACAACTCACGGCGGCGGAACCGGAAATGATCAAGATTCGTCGCCACTTACACGCCCACCCCGAGATTTCATTTCATGAAGAACAAACCGCAGCTTACATCAAAGCGTTCTATCGTGAACTGGGCGTCTCAACCACTGCTTATGGTGATGGGTACGGCTTCGTCGTCGACATCGATAGCGGTCACCCTGGACCTCAGTTAGCATTACGCGCTGATTTTGACGGCCTCGCGATTCAAGAAGACAACCACTTATCATTTAAATCGCAAAACGCCAATGTCATGCACGCCTGTGGTCACGATGGTCATACTGCTTATCTCATGGTACTGGCGAAGACCTTACTCGGACTGAAAAATCAGCTACGTGGTCGCGTCCGCATTATCCACCAACCCGCTGAAGAAGTATCACCGGGTGGTGCTAAGGGGATGTTGGCTGCTGGCGTCCTAGACGGCATCGATAACGTCATTGGGCTGCATGTGATGAGTACCATGCCGACGGGCTCGATCGCCTATCACTTAAATGCGACGCAGACCGGGCGGGCTAACTTTACGGTCACCTTCACGGGTAAGGGTGGGCACGCCTCGATGCCCCACCTCTCAAACGATGCAATCGTTGCTGGAAGTTACTTTGTGACCGCCTTACAAACCGTTGTTTCCCGCCGGATTGACCCATTTGATACCGGCAGTGTCACCATCGGCTCATTCGACGGCGTCGGTTCCTTCAATGCGATCAAAGCGCAAGTCACCCTCAAGGGCGATGTACGGATTATGGACGAAACCACGCGCCAGACCATCCGTGACCAGATTACTAAAATTGCGAACGGCGTCGGGGCGACTTTCGGTGTCCAAGTTGCACTTGATTACGATGATAATTATCCGGTACTCATGAATGATGCAACCCTGACACAGCGCGTCATCACCAGTATTCAAGCCGCTCAAATCCCAGAAATCACTAAAATTTTCGACTGCGGCCCCCAAGACCCCTCGGAGGACTTCGCCTATTTTGCACAAGCCAAACCCAGCACCTTTATCTATGCCGGCTGTCAAACAGCTCCGGGTGAGACCCACCCGCACCACAGCCCTGATTTTATGATGAATGAAGACTGTTTACTAATTGCAGCCAAAGCGGTGGGAACGGCAGCGCTGGACTACTTAATGAACGCCTCATCAGATCATTAA
- the yjeM gene encoding glutamate/gamma-aminobutyrate family transporter YjeM, with product MATKDNEKITLMALVMMIFTTVFGFANSTVAYYLMGYSSILFYLVAAVLFFIPFALMMAEFGAAVKSDSSGMYKWLEVSVNAKFAFVGTFMWFASYIIWLVSTSAKVWIPFTTIFFGSDQTQRFAMFGLNATQMIGILSCLWMVLVTFVSIKGMKGIVRVTSLGGLAVTSLTAILLVVSGVVLALNHGQFAQPLQHVMTSPNPSYQHPVGLLGFAVFAIFAYGGLEVLGGMVDKTKNPEKTFPRGIIISAIVITLGYGLGIFCWGISTNWQAVLSNPTTNLGNISYVMMQNLGYVLGQAFGLSTAAAKTMGLWFARYTGLGMFLAYSGAFFTLTYSPLKTLILGTPKELWPKKFTKLNKAGMPSYAMMVQCAIVIVIILVASFATADASAFYNVLTLMANVSMTLPYLFLLYAFPKFKENQNIVKPFEVYKSLTWTKIISWVVFIVVLGANVFTLIQPILETGQIQNTIWMLVGPIVFGVAGIIWYQVRERHVN from the coding sequence ATGGCAACAAAAGATAATGAAAAGATTACATTGATGGCGCTAGTCATGATGATCTTTACGACCGTTTTCGGATTTGCCAATAGTACGGTGGCCTATTATTTAATGGGTTACAGCTCGATTCTATTTTACCTAGTCGCAGCCGTACTGTTCTTCATCCCGTTCGCGCTAATGATGGCGGAGTTCGGGGCAGCGGTTAAGTCTGATAGTAGCGGGATGTACAAGTGGCTGGAAGTGAGTGTGAATGCGAAATTTGCGTTCGTGGGCACGTTCATGTGGTTTGCGTCGTACATTATTTGGTTAGTCTCAACGTCAGCTAAAGTCTGGATTCCGTTTACGACCATCTTCTTTGGGAGCGATCAAACGCAGCGCTTTGCGATGTTTGGTCTGAATGCGACGCAGATGATTGGGATTTTGTCCTGTCTATGGATGGTGCTAGTGACGTTCGTTTCCATCAAAGGGATGAAAGGCATTGTGCGGGTCACGAGTTTAGGCGGCCTGGCGGTGACCAGTTTGACGGCAATCCTGTTAGTGGTTTCGGGGGTCGTTTTAGCCTTGAATCACGGACAATTCGCACAACCGTTACAACATGTGATGACGTCACCAAATCCAAGTTATCAGCATCCAGTCGGGTTACTCGGGTTTGCCGTTTTCGCCATTTTTGCTTACGGTGGGCTAGAAGTTCTCGGTGGGATGGTTGATAAGACCAAGAACCCCGAAAAGACCTTCCCACGCGGAATTATTATTTCTGCCATCGTCATTACCTTAGGCTATGGCCTGGGAATCTTCTGCTGGGGGATTAGTACGAACTGGCAAGCCGTTTTGTCGAATCCAACGACTAACCTCGGTAATATTAGTTATGTCATGATGCAAAACTTGGGCTATGTTTTAGGGCAAGCGTTTGGTTTGAGTACAGCGGCCGCTAAGACAATGGGACTGTGGTTTGCACGGTACACCGGCTTAGGGATGTTCCTCGCTTACAGTGGGGCCTTCTTCACCTTAACTTATTCACCATTGAAGACGCTTATCTTGGGAACACCTAAGGAACTGTGGCCGAAGAAATTTACGAAGCTCAACAAAGCTGGTATGCCAAGTTATGCCATGATGGTTCAATGTGCCATCGTGATTGTGATCATCTTGGTGGCGTCCTTTGCAACGGCAGACGCGTCAGCCTTTTACAATGTGTTGACCTTGATGGCGAACGTTTCGATGACGTTACCATACCTCTTCTTGCTATACGCGTTTCCGAAGTTTAAGGAAAACCAGAACATTGTTAAGCCTTTTGAAGTGTACAAGTCATTGACTTGGACGAAAATTATTAGTTGGGTCGTGTTCATTGTCGTCTTAGGTGCGAATGTTTTCACGTTGATCCAGCCAATCTTGGAAACTGGGCAGATTCAAAATACGATTTGGATGTTAGTTGGACCAATTGTCTTCGGTGTGGCCGGGATTATTTGGTATCAAGTTCGAGAACGGCATGTCAATTAA
- a CDS encoding copper-translocating P-type ATPase: protein MNTTKRFWISLIFSLPLLANMILMPFGWMLPGGDWTQLILTTIIMAVSARPFLQSAWASFTKHHANMDTLVAIGTATAYFYSLYAMATGQAVFFESAALVTTFVLLGQVFEERMRHNASSAVAKLVGLQAKEAEVLRDQEFVKVPLDQVVVGDIIRVKPGEKIPVDGVITTGRSTVDESMVTGESMPVQKTVADAVIGSTINSNGTFQFKASKVGDQTMLAQIVELVKKAQNSHAPIQKLTDKVSDIFVPIVLIIAIVTFLTWYVFLNASLANALIFAVAVVVIACPCALGLATPTALMVGTGRGAKMGILIKNGEVLEAVNDVKTVIFDKTGTITVGHPQVTDVIGDEAQVLRVATSLEAASEHPLAAAILKRGTARGIQAPTATNFQAIEGKGVTAQVEGQLAVVGNHKLLTDEPISAELQRQATELQDAAKTVVYVGLNHEIIGLIAIQDVAKSTSEVAIASLKARGLKTVMLTGDNERVAQAVADQVGIDEVIADVLPGDKAEHVHAFQKAGKVAFVGDGINDAPALTTADVGIAMGSGTDIAIDAGGIVLVKNDLRDVDRALALSKKTFNRIKLNLFWAFVYNVLGIPVAAGLFFAIGLTLSPELAGLAMAFSSLSVVTSSVLLNKAKISSNAQPA, encoded by the coding sequence ATGAACACGACGAAACGGTTTTGGATTTCATTAATATTTTCCCTGCCACTACTGGCTAATATGATTTTGATGCCCTTTGGCTGGATGCTCCCGGGTGGTGATTGGACGCAGTTGATTCTGACGACCATCATTATGGCTGTTTCGGCTCGGCCGTTCTTGCAAAGTGCGTGGGCGTCCTTTACTAAGCACCATGCCAATATGGATACTTTGGTGGCGATTGGCACTGCGACGGCTTATTTTTACAGCTTATACGCAATGGCAACAGGGCAAGCAGTCTTCTTTGAAAGTGCCGCACTTGTGACCACTTTCGTTTTGCTCGGCCAAGTCTTTGAAGAACGAATGCGGCACAACGCGTCCAGCGCGGTCGCAAAGCTAGTGGGCTTACAAGCCAAGGAAGCGGAAGTGTTACGCGATCAAGAATTTGTAAAAGTGCCGTTGGATCAAGTAGTGGTCGGCGACATTATTCGGGTCAAGCCAGGGGAAAAAATTCCCGTTGATGGTGTAATTACAACTGGCCGCTCAACGGTTGATGAGTCAATGGTGACGGGAGAAAGTATGCCGGTTCAAAAAACGGTGGCGGACGCTGTCATTGGTTCAACGATTAATAGTAATGGGACCTTTCAGTTCAAAGCTAGCAAGGTCGGTGACCAGACAATGCTGGCTCAAATCGTTGAGCTCGTTAAAAAAGCACAAAACAGTCACGCACCGATTCAAAAGCTGACCGATAAAGTTTCTGATATCTTTGTGCCGATTGTGCTAATTATTGCTATCGTTACCTTCTTGACCTGGTATGTTTTCTTGAATGCTAGCCTCGCGAATGCCTTGATTTTTGCGGTCGCTGTGGTCGTGATTGCCTGCCCGTGTGCGCTAGGTTTAGCTACGCCGACCGCACTAATGGTCGGTACCGGCCGTGGTGCCAAGATGGGGATCCTGATTAAAAATGGTGAGGTCTTGGAAGCTGTCAATGACGTTAAAACGGTGATCTTTGATAAGACGGGAACGATTACGGTTGGTCACCCACAAGTGACCGATGTTATCGGCGACGAAGCCCAAGTACTGCGCGTTGCCACTAGCTTAGAGGCGGCTTCGGAACATCCTTTAGCTGCGGCAATATTAAAACGCGGCACGGCCCGTGGTATTCAAGCACCAACCGCCACGAACTTCCAAGCCATCGAGGGTAAAGGTGTGACTGCTCAAGTTGAGGGCCAATTAGCGGTGGTCGGTAATCATAAATTATTAACTGATGAGCCGATTAGTGCTGAATTACAACGCCAAGCCACTGAGCTTCAGGACGCGGCGAAAACGGTCGTGTACGTGGGCTTAAATCACGAAATCATTGGATTGATTGCCATTCAAGACGTCGCCAAATCGACGTCTGAGGTAGCCATTGCGAGTTTGAAAGCACGTGGCTTGAAGACGGTCATGTTAACCGGCGATAACGAACGGGTCGCACAAGCTGTGGCGGATCAAGTCGGTATTGATGAAGTGATTGCTGATGTGCTGCCAGGTGATAAGGCTGAGCACGTTCACGCGTTCCAGAAGGCTGGCAAGGTGGCCTTTGTCGGCGATGGTATTAATGACGCCCCCGCGTTGACGACGGCGGATGTTGGGATTGCCATGGGTTCCGGAACTGATATTGCAATCGATGCTGGTGGCATCGTGCTTGTTAAGAACGATCTGCGTGATGTTGACCGGGCGTTGGCATTGAGTAAGAAGACGTTTAACCGTATCAAACTTAATCTGTTCTGGGCTTTCGTGTACAACGTGCTCGGGATTCCAGTCGCGGCGGGCCTCTTCTTTGCCATTGGGCTGACGCTTAGCCCCGAATTGGCCGGATTAGCAATGGCCTTTAGTTCATTGTCCGTAGTCACGAGTTCGGTATTGCTAAATAAAGCTAAGATCAGTTCGAACGCCCAACCTGCGTAG